Proteins from one Catenuloplanes atrovinosus genomic window:
- a CDS encoding menaquinone biosynthetic enzyme MqnA/MqnD family protein → MNDRVQRPRVGHIQFLNCLPIYWGLMRSGALIDVDLHKDSPDALNDALVAGDLDIGPISLLEYLRHADELLLLPNIAVGSDGPVLSVNIVSKKPLEDLDGARVALGSASRTSVLLARMMLAERWGVRPEYFTCPPDLTAMLLEADAAVVIGDVALRGMYEAPRHGLHVTDLGQAWREWTGLPMVFAVWAARRDFAAQHPGRVKDVHEAFLRSRDLCLAELDDVAASAARWEPFDADTLATYFRALDFSLGERQVEGLREFARRATARGEAPALPADGPAFFPA, encoded by the coding sequence ATGAACGATCGTGTGCAGCGTCCGCGGGTCGGGCACATCCAGTTCCTCAACTGCCTCCCGATCTACTGGGGGCTGATGCGCTCCGGTGCGCTCATCGACGTGGACCTGCACAAGGACAGCCCGGACGCGCTCAACGACGCGCTGGTCGCCGGCGACCTGGACATCGGGCCGATCTCGCTGCTCGAATACCTGCGGCACGCGGACGAACTGCTGCTCCTGCCGAACATCGCGGTCGGCAGCGACGGACCGGTGCTCTCCGTGAACATCGTGTCGAAGAAGCCGCTGGAGGATCTGGACGGCGCCCGGGTCGCGCTCGGCTCCGCCTCCCGGACCAGCGTGCTGCTGGCCCGGATGATGCTGGCCGAGCGGTGGGGCGTGCGCCCGGAGTACTTCACCTGCCCGCCCGACCTCACCGCCATGCTGCTGGAGGCGGACGCCGCGGTGGTCATCGGCGACGTGGCGCTGCGCGGCATGTACGAGGCCCCGCGCCACGGCCTGCACGTCACCGACCTGGGCCAGGCCTGGCGCGAGTGGACCGGGCTGCCCATGGTGTTCGCGGTCTGGGCCGCCCGCCGTGACTTCGCCGCGCAGCACCCGGGCCGGGTCAAGGACGTGCACGAGGCGTTCCTGCGCTCCCGCGACCTCTGCCTGGCCGAGCTGGACGACGTCGCGGCCTCGGCCGCCCGGTGGGAGCCGTTCGACGCGGACACGCTGGCCACCTACTTCCGCGCGCTGGACTTCTCGCTCGGCGAGCGCCAGGTCGAGGGGCTGCGCGAGTTCGCCCGGCGGGCCACCGCGCGCGGTGAGGCGCCGGCCCTGCCCGCGGACGGGCCGGCGTTCTTCCCCGCCTGA
- a CDS encoding GNAT family N-acetyltransferase, translated as MSKISLVAVDSGNWRAVAELTVAPHQREWVAPPTYYLALCQYGDAGWRPLAVSADGEIVGFLMWTIDPADDAAWIGGVIIDEARQGDGLGRAAIAALIERVLAEEPQVTGFALSYEPDNEAARRAYAGVGFTETGETEGTEVVARLPR; from the coding sequence ATGTCGAAGATCTCACTCGTGGCGGTCGACTCCGGTAACTGGCGTGCGGTGGCCGAGCTGACCGTGGCCCCGCACCAGCGCGAATGGGTCGCGCCGCCCACCTACTACCTGGCGCTCTGCCAGTACGGCGACGCCGGTTGGCGTCCGCTCGCGGTGAGCGCGGACGGCGAGATCGTCGGGTTTCTCATGTGGACGATCGACCCGGCCGACGACGCGGCCTGGATCGGCGGCGTGATCATCGACGAGGCGCGGCAGGGCGACGGACTGGGCCGGGCGGCCATCGCCGCGCTGATCGAGCGGGTGCTGGCCGAGGAGCCGCAGGTGACCGGCTTCGCGCTCTCCTACGAGCCGGACAACGAGGCGGCCCGGCGCGCCTACGCCGGTGTGGGCTTCACCGAGACGGGCGAGACCGAGGGTACCGAGGTCGTCGCCCGCCTCCCGAGGTAG
- a CDS encoding MFS transporter has product MAGARGLSVAGDLLAATTLALTLQSTGAGGFAVSGLLLAGVSPLVVLAPLTGRLVDRVDSRRLLAGVGVAQAGVCVLLAFTTAPAAIIALVALIACGLALTQPTLAALLPAMVSRDELPRATALAQTMSSIGALAAPVLAGVLAGQFGPRVPLIVDAGFFLALAAAGLLIRTRRAAAVTGDAAARAADTTPFRYWRDPLLGAITVAVAGVVLGVGAINVVAVFYLRETLHASTTAYGVVEGLWAAGLLAGTWATARLVRRMRDDGALVYGTLAALAGTCLAIAAMAAVPALLWVTPLYLLGGLCNGGLNVQQNVLVARRVPAESHGRAFAILVGWVQGAGLTGYALAGFLLELLPPRTLVLALGVAGVSVAALVAVPIVRAVRRERATGPVLAAV; this is encoded by the coding sequence CACCGGCGCCGGCGGATTCGCGGTGTCGGGGCTGCTGCTCGCGGGCGTGTCGCCGCTGGTGGTGCTGGCGCCGCTGACCGGGCGCCTGGTCGACCGGGTGGACAGCCGGCGGCTGCTGGCCGGCGTCGGCGTGGCGCAGGCGGGGGTGTGCGTGCTGCTGGCGTTCACGACCGCGCCGGCGGCGATCATCGCGCTGGTGGCGCTGATCGCCTGCGGGCTGGCGCTGACCCAGCCGACCCTCGCGGCGTTGCTGCCGGCCATGGTGAGCCGCGACGAGTTGCCCCGGGCCACCGCGCTCGCCCAGACGATGTCCTCGATCGGCGCGCTCGCCGCGCCGGTGCTGGCCGGCGTGCTGGCCGGACAGTTCGGCCCGCGCGTCCCGCTGATCGTCGACGCCGGGTTCTTCCTGGCGCTGGCCGCGGCCGGCCTGCTCATCCGCACGCGTCGCGCGGCGGCGGTGACCGGCGACGCGGCGGCGCGGGCCGCGGACACCACGCCGTTCCGCTACTGGCGTGACCCACTGCTCGGCGCGATCACGGTGGCCGTCGCGGGCGTGGTGCTCGGCGTGGGCGCGATCAACGTGGTGGCCGTCTTCTACCTCCGGGAGACGCTGCACGCCTCCACCACCGCGTACGGCGTCGTCGAGGGGCTCTGGGCGGCGGGACTGCTGGCCGGCACCTGGGCCACGGCCCGGCTGGTACGCCGCATGCGCGACGACGGCGCGCTGGTCTACGGCACGCTGGCCGCGCTGGCCGGCACCTGCCTGGCGATCGCGGCGATGGCGGCCGTCCCGGCGCTGCTCTGGGTCACCCCGCTGTACCTGCTCGGCGGCCTCTGCAACGGCGGGCTGAACGTGCAGCAGAACGTGCTGGTCGCGCGCCGCGTGCCGGCCGAGTCGCACGGGCGGGCGTTCGCGATCCTGGTCGGCTGGGTGCAGGGCGCGGGCCTGACCGGGTACGCGCTGGCCGGCTTCCTGCTCGAACTCCTGCCGCCGCGCACGCTGGTCCTCGCGCTCGGCGTCGCCGGCGTGAGCGTCGCCGCGCTGGTGGCGGTGCCGATCGTGCGTGCCGTGCGGCGCGAGCGCGCGACCGGGCCGGTGCTCGCCGCGGTCTGA